A part of Streptomyces sp. NBC_01497 genomic DNA contains:
- a CDS encoding nucleoside triphosphate pyrophosphohydrolase, producing MRGRWPAAGKFGRVTEKTTTQPAAGRIVLLTVSHRVAPGLLSWQAWETLRTADRVLCADPRHPQLPYVRDAGVTVEPAVPTAEELVDACPPGTTLVVIPSAAGDDTDTALTDGLARLAGSGRVRMPDLELLPGSYDLPGARLLDLVQVMDRIRRECPWTSTQTHKGLAKYGIEEAYELVEAIEDGDADELREELGDVLLQVVFHARIAEDAQDPDDTFSIDDVAATLVEKLIHRHPHVFGDESAHTPDDVHALWERTKAVEKAHRTSVTDGIPLGQPALALAAKLSSRARSARLSIELPTEDNPLGYALLALAAEAESQGVDPETALRAAARTYRDAIRATEKARRTD from the coding sequence ATGAGGGGTCGGTGGCCCGCTGCGGGTAAGTTCGGAAGGGTGACGGAGAAGACCACCACCCAGCCGGCCGCGGGCCGGATCGTCCTGCTCACGGTGAGCCACCGGGTCGCGCCGGGACTGCTGTCCTGGCAGGCGTGGGAGACGCTGCGCACCGCCGACCGCGTGCTGTGCGCCGACCCCCGCCATCCCCAGCTCCCGTACGTGCGGGACGCCGGCGTCACGGTCGAGCCCGCGGTGCCGACGGCGGAGGAACTCGTCGACGCCTGCCCGCCCGGCACGACGCTCGTGGTGATCCCGTCAGCGGCAGGCGACGACACCGACACGGCCCTGACCGACGGTCTCGCCCGCCTCGCCGGCTCCGGCCGTGTCCGGATGCCGGACCTGGAACTGCTGCCCGGCTCGTACGACCTGCCCGGCGCGCGCCTGCTCGACCTCGTGCAGGTCATGGACCGGATCAGGCGGGAGTGCCCCTGGACGTCGACGCAGACCCACAAGGGCCTCGCGAAGTACGGAATCGAGGAGGCGTACGAACTCGTCGAGGCCATCGAGGACGGTGACGCGGACGAACTGCGCGAGGAACTCGGGGACGTCCTGCTCCAGGTCGTCTTCCACGCGCGCATCGCCGAGGACGCGCAGGACCCCGACGACACGTTCTCCATCGACGACGTCGCCGCGACCCTCGTGGAGAAGCTGATCCACCGCCACCCGCACGTCTTCGGTGACGAGAGCGCACACACCCCCGACGACGTGCACGCCCTGTGGGAGCGCACGAAGGCCGTGGAGAAAGCGCACCGCACCTCCGTCACCGACGGCATCCCCCTGGGCCAGCCCGCCCTGGCCCTCGCGGCGAAACTGTCGAGCCGCGCCAGGTCGGCCCGCCTGAGCATCGAACTGCCCACCGAGGACAACCCGCTGGGCTACGCCCTGCTCGCCCTGGCCGCCGAGGCGGAGTCCCAGGGCGTCGACCCGGAGACCGCCCTGCGCGCGGCTGCCCGCACCTACCGCGACGCGATCAGGGCCACGGAGAAGGCGCGGCGTACCGACTAG
- a CDS encoding SMI1/KNR4 family protein gives MTSIPVTDVPRTAEEWRGYLVEYGGVFVRTANEYVRPRLTAEQIETHWLGAEPADEETLTATEQRLGTRLPPSLRTFLSVTDGWQGVGGWIDEIGPCAGIDWLRNTDRGAHLIEIYTEVDEEVGEPGELSALFGRALVIAEGEDLWLLDPAATGPDGEWAAHEFAPKYGEATDHPGFAELLDASRDLMITLAGDED, from the coding sequence ATGACGTCCATACCGGTCACAGATGTGCCACGAACCGCCGAGGAGTGGAGGGGCTACCTCGTCGAGTACGGCGGGGTGTTCGTGCGGACCGCGAACGAGTACGTGCGCCCGCGTCTGACCGCTGAGCAGATCGAGACCCACTGGCTGGGCGCCGAGCCGGCGGACGAGGAGACCCTCACGGCGACCGAACAACGCCTGGGTACCCGCCTCCCGCCGAGTCTGCGGACCTTCCTGAGCGTCACCGACGGCTGGCAGGGCGTCGGCGGGTGGATCGACGAGATCGGGCCGTGCGCCGGGATCGACTGGCTGCGGAACACCGACAGGGGCGCCCACCTGATCGAGATCTACACGGAAGTGGACGAGGAGGTCGGCGAACCGGGTGAGCTGTCGGCGCTGTTCGGGCGCGCCCTGGTGATCGCCGAAGGCGAAGATCTCTGGCTGCTCGATCCCGCCGCGACCGGCCCGGACGGCGAGTGGGCCGCCCACGAGTTCGCGCCCAAGTACGGGGAGGCCACCGATCACCCGGGCTTCGCCGAACTGCTTGACGCCAGCAGGGATTTGATGATCACGCTCGCCGGGGACGAGGACTAG
- a CDS encoding HutD/Ves family protein gives MGTAVLREGEYRRVPWKNGGGTTLEVAACPSADGDGFDWRVSVADVAFEGPFSAFPGVDRVITLVDGDGMVLSVDGVEHRLAPLEPFAFPGDAITACRLPGGPARDLNLMTRRGRTAGRVRVVGVAGVLDLDCASDETLLVLPVDGGIALGGDDGRAAPPGRLDCVRQDGTGPLRLRGRGRVVEIRVAPAR, from the coding sequence ATGGGGACCGCAGTGCTGCGGGAGGGCGAGTACCGCAGGGTGCCGTGGAAGAACGGCGGCGGGACCACGCTGGAGGTCGCCGCTTGCCCGTCCGCCGACGGGGATGGTTTCGACTGGCGGGTGAGTGTCGCGGACGTGGCCTTCGAGGGGCCGTTCTCCGCCTTCCCGGGGGTGGACCGGGTGATCACGCTGGTCGACGGCGACGGCATGGTGCTGAGCGTGGACGGCGTGGAGCACCGGCTCGCGCCCCTGGAGCCGTTCGCGTTCCCGGGGGACGCCATAACGGCCTGCCGCCTTCCGGGCGGCCCCGCGCGCGACCTGAACCTGATGACGCGCCGGGGCCGTACGGCGGGGCGGGTGCGGGTCGTCGGCGTCGCCGGCGTCCTCGATCTGGACTGCGCGAGCGACGAGACCCTGCTCGTGCTGCCCGTCGACGGTGGTATCGCCCTGGGCGGGGACGACGGACGTGCGGCTCCGCCGGGGCGCCTGGACTGCGTACGGCAGGACGGTACGGGCCCGTTGCGCCTGCGCGGACGGGGCAGGGTCGTGGAGATCCGGGTCGCTCCGGCGCGCTGA
- a CDS encoding helix-turn-helix domain-containing protein, translating into MASEGGEHLGEKLRRLRRLAKLTQEELAERSGVSVDVIRRLEQRRKHSARLPTLHALAAGLGVELTSLLGDPPGVASNGEADAPQFVAVRRAIMPPLFAAPPDGPLVPDLRERIAEAWTLYHDAEFERLMSVLPELIGAARRAADPVALCKALQLGGHLAVRMGKTDLALASLERAMTAAEEAASCDPLLALMIVNSVAWTYQRQGRLDDARDVALHAAESMERGLQITAEAVKVRGGLLMSAATSYARGGDYERADEMMRAAEAAAQRLKDLPAAEDNRMVSVFSTSSVRIERVRLAVQFGRPEDALDLARGMRLAKDTPPSWRTWLLLDVARAHTDLGDADGAVKTLESLRRVAPTWMRHHTLAVAIVEDLWELPNRPAGLRALAEFLGVAA; encoded by the coding sequence ATGGCGTCAGAAGGCGGAGAGCACCTTGGTGAGAAGCTGCGGCGGCTGCGGCGCCTGGCCAAACTGACCCAGGAGGAACTCGCCGAACGCTCCGGTGTGTCCGTCGACGTCATCCGTCGGCTGGAGCAGCGCCGCAAGCACTCCGCGCGGCTGCCGACCCTGCACGCGCTGGCGGCGGGCCTCGGCGTCGAGCTGACGTCCCTGCTCGGCGACCCGCCCGGCGTGGCGTCCAACGGGGAGGCGGACGCCCCGCAGTTCGTCGCGGTGCGGCGCGCCATCATGCCGCCCCTGTTCGCGGCCCCGCCCGACGGGCCACTCGTACCGGACCTGCGCGAACGGATCGCCGAGGCCTGGACCCTGTACCACGACGCCGAGTTCGAGCGGCTGATGTCCGTCCTTCCCGAACTGATCGGTGCGGCGCGCCGCGCGGCGGACCCGGTCGCCCTGTGCAAGGCACTCCAGCTGGGCGGGCACCTCGCCGTCCGGATGGGCAAGACCGACCTCGCGCTCGCGAGCCTGGAGCGCGCCATGACGGCGGCGGAAGAGGCCGCGTCCTGCGACCCGCTGCTCGCGTTGATGATCGTCAACTCCGTCGCCTGGACCTACCAGCGGCAGGGGCGCCTGGACGACGCCCGGGACGTGGCCCTGCACGCGGCCGAGTCGATGGAGCGGGGCCTCCAGATCACCGCCGAGGCGGTCAAGGTACGGGGCGGCCTGCTGATGTCCGCCGCCACGAGCTACGCGCGCGGCGGCGACTACGAGCGGGCGGACGAGATGATGCGCGCCGCCGAAGCGGCCGCGCAACGGCTCAAGGACCTCCCGGCCGCCGAGGACAACCGGATGGTCTCCGTCTTCAGTACGTCGTCGGTGCGCATCGAACGCGTGCGGCTCGCCGTCCAGTTCGGCCGCCCCGAGGACGCCCTCGACCTCGCGCGCGGCATGCGCCTCGCCAAGGACACCCCGCCCTCCTGGCGCACCTGGCTGCTGCTGGACGTGGCCCGCGCGCACACGGACCTCGGTGATGCCGACGGCGCGGTGAAGACCCTGGAGTCACTGCGCCGTGTGGCACCGACCTGGATGCGCCACCACACGCTGGCGGTGGCGATCGTCGAAGACCTGTGGGAACTGCCCAATCGACCTGCGGGGCTGAGGGCGCTGGCGGAGTTCCTGGGGGTCGCCGCTTAG
- a CDS encoding cytochrome P450 family protein, with the protein MSDAASPSPELFSWEFASDPYPAYAWLREHEPVRWTRLPSGVEAWLVTRYADARVALAETRLSKNPVHHSEPAHARGKTGIPGERGADLMTHLLNIDPPDHTRLRRLVSKAFTPRRVAEFAPRVQELSDQLIDRFAATGSADLIHDFAFPLPIYAICDLLGVPPEDQDDFRDWAGMMIRHGGGPRGGVARAVKKIRAYLADLIHRKRQALGDDLISGLIRASDHEESLTENEVAAMCFVLLFAGFETTVNLIGNGVFALLRNPGQRAVLQDALRAGDESPLATGIEELLRYDGPVELATWRYATEPLTIGGRSIATGDPVLVVLAAANRDPERFAAPDTLDLGRRDNQHLGYGHGIHYCLGAPLARLEGRTALVSLLTRLPDLRLAADPAELRWRGGLIMRGLRTLPVRFAPLRD; encoded by the coding sequence ATGTCCGATGCCGCTTCACCGTCCCCCGAACTCTTCTCCTGGGAGTTCGCCTCCGACCCGTACCCCGCGTACGCCTGGCTGCGCGAGCACGAGCCCGTGCGGTGGACGCGGTTGCCCAGCGGGGTGGAGGCGTGGCTCGTGACGCGGTACGCGGACGCCCGCGTGGCGCTCGCGGAGACCCGGCTGTCGAAGAACCCGGTGCACCATTCCGAGCCGGCGCACGCCCGGGGCAAGACCGGGATCCCGGGGGAGCGGGGCGCGGATCTGATGACGCATCTGCTGAACATCGACCCGCCGGACCACACCCGGCTGCGCCGGCTCGTCTCGAAGGCGTTCACCCCTCGCCGGGTGGCCGAGTTCGCGCCCCGCGTGCAGGAGCTGTCCGACCAGCTCATCGACCGGTTCGCGGCCACCGGGTCCGCCGACCTCATCCATGATTTCGCGTTCCCGCTGCCGATCTACGCGATCTGCGACCTCCTCGGCGTGCCCCCCGAGGACCAGGACGACTTCCGGGACTGGGCGGGCATGATGATCCGCCACGGGGGCGGGCCGCGCGGCGGCGTCGCACGGGCCGTAAAGAAGATCAGGGCGTACCTCGCGGACCTGATCCACCGCAAACGGCAGGCGCTCGGCGACGACCTCATCTCCGGCCTCATCCGCGCCAGCGACCACGAGGAGAGCCTGACGGAGAACGAAGTGGCCGCGATGTGCTTCGTGTTGCTTTTCGCCGGATTCGAGACGACAGTGAACTTGATCGGCAATGGGGTGTTCGCCCTGTTGCGCAACCCCGGGCAGCGGGCCGTGCTCCAGGACGCGCTGCGCGCGGGCGACGAGTCGCCGCTCGCCACGGGCATCGAGGAACTGCTGCGGTACGACGGCCCTGTTGAGCTCGCCACCTGGCGTTACGCCACCGAGCCGCTGACGATCGGCGGCCGGTCCATCGCCACCGGGGACCCGGTTCTCGTGGTGCTCGCCGCGGCGAACCGCGACCCCGAGCGGTTCGCCGCGCCCGACACCCTCGACCTCGGCCGGCGTGACAATCAACACCTCGGCTACGGCCACGGAATCCACTACTGTCTCGGCGCACCGCTCGCCCGCCTCGAAGGGCGCACGGCGCTCGTGTCGCTGCTGACGCGCTTGCCCGATCTGCGGCTTGCGGCCGATCCGGCCGAATTGCGGTGGCGTGGTGGTCTCATCATGCGGGGTCTGCGCACGCTTCCGGTCCGCTTCGCACCCCTGCGTGACTGA